The following DNA comes from Helicobacter pylori.
TTTTAAGGAATAATATGCCGTTTATCAATATCAAGCTCGTGCCAGAAAATGGAGGGCCAACAAACGAGCAAAAACAGCAATTGATTGAAGGGGTTTCAGATTTGATGGTTAAGGTGTTAAATAAAAATAAGGCTTCTGTTGTGGTCATTATAGATGAGGTGGATTCTAATAATTATGGTCTTGGGGGCGAGAGCGTCCATCATTTGAGGCAAAAAAACTAAGTCTGGTTTTTAAAATCAAAGGTTGCGGTAACATTTAAGGGGTGTTTGTTTCCCTAACCCCCTAAAAACTATAAACATAACTCACATTAAACACCACAAGGCGTTTGAAAAAGAGAGAAGTGTTTAACCCTTTGCCATGCGTTTCATAAAAGGAATTCACCGCTAAAGGGATTTTTAAGCCCATTTCAAAGCCGTTATGCCTATTTACATTCACACGAACCCCAAAATTCAAAGGGATTTGGAAAAAACTCGTGTGCATTTTAGCTTGATAGCCCGTCAAGTAATTGTTGATAAAATCCGTTTCACTCACCCACATGCTCAAACCACTCCCTACCCACGAACTCCCCGCTAAAGCAAAGCCCGCATAAAAACCCACGCTAGAATGTTTTTTTGCATTATCAATGAAATTATACAAATAGTCTATTCCAAGCCCATAAAGGTGGTTATTCATTTTGCCCAAACCATCAAAGCCATTACCCACAAAACCAAAATTAGTGTAACCATAGTCATAGAACAAGTAATAGCGAAACCCTTGATTTTTTTTCTTGGTAAAGAAATGCTTGTAACCCACATTCAAAGCTACCCCATACATGTTTGAAATGTTTTTAGAATAAGAGTTAGGATCCAGCGCGTTTAGGGAATTTGAAATTTGAGCGATTTGAGAAGATAAAGAAGAAAGCATGCGGTTTTGGGATTGATTGAATTGCACTTCTAAATTTTTTAAGTTTTTTTCAAATTCTAAAGGGTTAGTGGTGGGTTCTTGTATTTTTTCTAACGCTTGGACTAATTGGGGGTTAGATGCAGCGCCACCGCTAAGCATCACTATTTTTTCAATATTTTGAAAGGTGGATTGGAGGTAGTATTTCTCAGCTTGCATTTCAGTAGGGGTTAATTTGGAATGGTTTTTTAAATTGTTGTTGATGTATGCAAAGGTGTTAGGCATGCTTGTGATTTCATTTTTGACTTGATTGAGCTTATAGATTTTATTTTGAGCGTTAGAAATGATTTGGATGCGTTCTTGATTCAAAAAGGGGTTATTGTGTTGGATGGCATGACTGATGGAATATTCAAACCCTACGCTTACATACGCTCCATTTTCTTCAGCGATACAAAAAGATAAAAATAAAGATGAAAATAAAGATAAAGAAAATAAGGTTTTTTGCATGGTTAGTCCTATTATGAATTGGGCTTGTTAAAAATAGGTTTAATGATACCATTAAAAAGCATAGCGCATACCAATATTTCCGGTAATATTAATATCTTTATAATCAAGCCCAAACCTAGCCCCTATGCTGGCATTCACATAAAAGGTTTTGAATAATCTTATCTCCCCGCCTGTGATAATGCTAGCAAAAGTGTTGTATCTGCCGCCATCTCTATAGCTTAGGGTGTTATTACCGATGAAACGCACCATTTTATCCCCCATAGAATTGATAAACAAATCTCTGCCCACATCCGCAATCACAAAATAATAAGAGTTTTTATTGAAGTAGTGCCGACTTTCTAGGGCAAAATTAATCGTTAGAACGGATTTTTTATTAGGGTCAGCATTGGCTCTGAATTGGTTGTAAATAGGATCATCCATAATGCCCCTTAAACCAGACAAACCAATGTAATAATAGGCTAAGCCTATTTGAGGTTTAAAAATAACGCTTTTATCTTTAAACATGAAATCATAGCCGTAATTGATTTTAGCGTCAGTCGTCCATGTGTCGTATTTGTAAGACTGGTTGATGATTGAGAGTAGGGGGTCATAAGAGTTGATGAAAGTCTTATTGTATCCCCAAGTCTCATTCAAGCTCATCGTTAATTCGCTTCTTTTGATAAAGGCTCGGCTATAAACACCCATATTGACATTGCTAGAGCCTGATTGAGTGATGTTTGCATGAAACCCGCTATACCCATAAGCGGCATAACCTCCCACAATCACGCCCTTAATAAACCTGTCATACCCTATATTGATACCATATAAAGTCCCAGTGCCTCCATTAATAAAACTAGCCCCTCCAACTCCTGTCGCCCACACATTATTTTTAACTCTGTTTCTTTGAGAGTATTTTAAAATCACATCCATAGCGTTAGGGATCGCATCAGCGAATCGCTTGTTTTTAAGGGCTTCTAAACGCTCATGGAAATCAGCGCTAGCAAAGGTTGAAGTGTCAGAGAGCTTGGCTAAACGGCTCATTTGTTGCGTGTAGGTGTTGATCTGTAAAATATTAGTGGCATCATTTTTAAAATCAGGGTTAGCGATGACTTCTAAAGTGTTAGCAATGTCTCCAGCGATCGTGGTTAAATCTTTTGTGGAATGGCTTTCTAAATAATAGGGAGCGAATAAAGGACTTCCCTTAGTTTCAAAGATTTTATTGAGCCAATTAATCGCTTGAGTACCTCCAGCTTGCTCAATGCTATCCACGCCTTGAGCGCCCTGAATTTGAGCGATATATTGTTTTAAAGTGGGGGCTTGTAGGTTGTTGATAGGATCATTAAAAACAGCGATTTTCACTTTATTATAGAGAATGGAAGTGTAAATGTATTGATTTTGAGAGTCTTTAAAGCCTACAATTAAACCGCCATCTTTAATATTCACGGCTTGCCCGTTATAAGTTAAGCCGTTGTTACTCATCACCATGTGCTTGCCATTAATGTCAATGAGCGTGTAAAGCTTAAGGTAATCGGCTAGGCTACTGCCTCCTGTGATTTGGTCGTTATACCCGTAATAAATGGCCTTAGCGCTATCAATGAGCGTGTAAGTGCCTGTTTCTTTTGAAGAAGTGTTGAATTGGATTAAGGGGTTATTGTTATTAGCCATAATCGTCGCTGTGCCTTGAGCGTTGATAATGGCATGGCTAGCTGAATGGCTGAGGTTAAACACCAAAT
Coding sequences within:
- a CDS encoding 2-hydroxymuconate tautomerase family protein, whose amino-acid sequence is MPFINIKLVPENGGPTNEQKQQLIEGVSDLMVKVLNKNKASVVVIIDEVDSNNYGLGGESVHHLRQKN
- the hopJ gene encoding Hop family outer membrane protein HopJ/HopK, with protein sequence MQKTLFSLSLFSSLFLSFCIAEENGAYVSVGFEYSISHAIQHNNPFLNQERIQIISNAQNKIYKLNQVKNEITSMPNTFAYINNNLKNHSKLTPTEMQAEKYYLQSTFQNIEKIVMLSGGAASNPQLVQALEKIQEPTTNPLEFEKNLKNLEVQFNQSQNRMLSSLSSQIAQISNSLNALDPNSYSKNISNMYGVALNVGYKHFFTKKKNQGFRYYLFYDYGYTNFGFVGNGFDGLGKMNNHLYGLGIDYLYNFIDNAKKHSSVGFYAGFALAGSSWVGSGLSMWVSETDFINNYLTGYQAKMHTSFFQIPLNFGVRVNVNRHNGFEMGLKIPLAVNSFYETHGKGLNTSLFFKRLVVFNVSYVYSF